Genomic DNA from Streptomyces sp. NBC_01571:
ACGGCGACGGCGGCCATGAGCAGTTGCGCGGCCGAGTAGACCAGTGCGGGCGCGGCCAGTGCGGCCTGCGGGGCGCTGGCGGTCAGACGGGCGACGAGGTCACCGACCGGCATACGGGAGACGGCGGCGGGACCGGCGGCCAGCATGCGGCGGATCGCCGTGGTGCGGATGCGGGATGCCGCGTCGGCGCTGGAGCGCGGGGCGGCGTACTGGGCTGCGGCCTCGGCGGCTGTCAGCAGGGCGAGCAGCGCGATGAGTTGGCGGCCAGTGGCTGTACCGGCCCCGGCCAGCGCCTGGTTGACGGCGCGGGCCAGCAGGGCCGGCAGCAGCAGGGTCGCGGTGGTGCTGGCGGCCACGGCCAGGGCCAGGACGGCCGCCCAGCGTCCGCCCGCGGCCGGCAGCAACAGGTGTGGTGGCCGGGGCGTTTCGGGCCGGTCACTGTCATCTGGCCCGGTGTCGTCGGCGGTGGGGGGAACCGGTCGTGCGGGGGGCCGGTCCGGCGAGCCGGTCGGGGCGGGCTGCGGCGGAGCGGCGTCGGTTCGGTCGCTGTGCATGAAGCCCTCCGGGGGAAAGTGGCCGGTCCGGACGGCCGAAGCCGCCCGGACCGGTTCGTCGGGGGGTGCCGGCCGCGCCGGGGCGGCGCGGCCGGCGGCTGGATCAGAGGCAGAGCAGGGTGCTCACGGTGCTGTTGGTGCAGTTGACGGCGCTCAGGGAGCTGAGAACGGAGCGGTACTCGAGGATTTCCTCGGGGGTCTCCAGGGCCTGCAGGCTGAGGATGGACATGATGGTCCCCTTCCGGGTGGTGGTGGGTGCTTCCGGCGGTCTGCCGGAACTCTGTGGGCGGCCTGATTCCCGGGCCGCGGGCGGGATGCGCCGGCGCGCTGTCGGACAGTCGGTGCCGTGTCAGCCGGTGCCGCGTCAGTCGTCCGGTGCCG
This window encodes:
- a CDS encoding SapB/AmfS family lanthipeptide — protein: MSILSLQALETPEEILEYRSVLSSLSAVNCTNSTVSTLLCL